TATGAGGTAAATTATACccacatatatatgaaaaatatatatatatatatcccTTACATAATAACTAAATAATTACTCATTCCATATTTCAGTTGAcacatttttatcaaatatataatatagaaaaaaaaaattggtttcacaattaaattatatatatatgacatcatgtaattatatatatatatcccatattatgatatactcttttttttttagaatAAAATTGTTTGGTTTTCGTTCGATAATGGAAGATTAAGAAGCGACAACGGTATGTGCCTTAAAACgtacaaaaatattttagtGCTTTCCACATGTTCTcctaataaaaatgaaaagtCAGAAATGTGGAAGATAGATGAAGAAAcacatttaaaaaatgaaaacaaCAATTGTGCTCAAATAGCTGggaataaattattttcttttacaTGCAATAATTTATCAACTAAAGAATTTGAACAATCCATATTTTCTTCAGAcgaattatatttaatgaaaaCAAGATATTCGcaacaaaaattaaaaaatattaaaacaGAAGATATAGATACGTTTCATAACAATTTTAATACTTTAACAAATAGTTACAAAGAAGTAGATACTAAAATAgtacatattttaaacagagataaagaaatgaaaaaagaaaaagaaaaaattcttcatttaataaacgatatgaaattattagttaatatatcttcatcattaaatgaatatgGTACAGGCGctattatgaaaatatatgataatatggatatagagcaaaagaaatatttattaaatgtaCCATTAGAAAAATTAGAAATTAATGAGGAAAAGTTAGACGAACTAGGTATAGAACAAGGgcaaataaaaattattattcaaagctttttaaatgtaccagaaaataatacttatacattttatgtaaaaaatatcgtaggatatataaatataaaattaaacaaTGAAGAAATTTTATCCAATAGAAATattgaaataaataatagaaCCAATAATAGTGCTGTGGTGAAATTacgaaaaaataaattaatcCCTATATACATAGAAATATCTTCCATAGGTAATGAAAAACCttccttttctttatattggagtaataataataatatgcCTGAACAAATCattaattctttatatctatatagtactatatatgaaaaagtGTGTTATACACCACTTCAGAAAAAAATTGATTTTACCTTAAcatttgaaaatattacTAAAACGAATAGAGAATATCAATTTTTGTGTCCACTCAAAAATTTCAATAATGATCAAAACTTTagaatattaaaaaatgagaaTAGACCAGATTATTGTTATGATTTAAAATCTAGTATATGCGCCTCAGCAATTGATTCATACTTTTTACCAAATGAAAGTGAAGGAATTGTAAAAGCAGTTAGACAAAGGatacaaaatgaaaaaggTATATATGAAGAGTGTGGTATTATATTACCTACTAATACAACTGAACATATATTCAAAGGAATAACagatataaaattaattgaTATGGatgatttttttattaattatgaaaaaaataaagaattatacAAAGGTTATAAAGGTATAGTAACTGATGATAAACATTCTTTATTATCTAAAACAGATTTAGATAAAAGTTTTATATCTGATATTGATATAAATTGtacaaataattttaatgaaaaaaaaaccaaTTATGAATATAGCTCAGGatcatttataattaaacGTATTAAATCTTCagatttattaaaacaaaatacATCAATTGTTGTTGACGTTTTTGctttatttgaaaaatatagtAACATCAAGAATATGCCttctatttatttatcaAATTGGACTAGGAAAACATGTAATGATATAcagttatatataaaatatggGAAGCCAAATgatataatgaaatatcCATCAAAACTTTTATCTTGTGATGACACATTTGAAAGTTTGACCTATCAAAGTAGAGATGATACAAATAgtaatcataataaaaataataataaaaataataacaacaacaacaataataataataataataataatgataataataatattattagtgattattatgattacGATGATGATGATACTATTGTTGCTAGGTGCTTACCCTATTGTTTTAATGATAAAGAAGTATTAGGctcatatatttatatgtcCAAATCACCCATTTGCAAATCGGCTATACATTCGGGTATTATAACAATTAATGGGGGGTTGGTAGAAATACGAAAgctaaaaaatataacacaAAATTTCAACAGTACGATGGAAATTACGAGAAATGGTATTAAAGCAACAATAGGTACAAATCAAAACGGacattcttattatattactAAACCAAGTGGTAGGTTTTGTAATTTTCCTAGGACATCCtacaatataaatgaatCAATAAATTTAGAAAGCGACATACAATATAAGaatgatgaagataaaacaaacaacaacaacaacaacaataataataataataatgataatcataataattatcataataattatcataataataatattaatcaTCCACATAATAACGATAATATGATTTTTCCTTCATTCATTCAGTTATATTCCAAATTAACCGAAACACCCCCAGTAGTTTTAGTGCATGAAAAACATGCGGTTCTACCTAATCAGCTAGACAAAATACAAAACGTATACaatcaaaataattataaaaaagatttttttttttctcaaaaaaattatgcactcaatgaaaataaaaagaaggATCCAACTTCTACACCTTCAgatgataaagaaaaaaaagaaaataataaaataattcaaGAATTTACTACgtttgaaaaaaattataaaaaggataTTCCACATTATCAAACATTaattaagaaaaatgaaaatatcCTTTCGaatttgtttataaaaaaaaatagtataaaaaatatggaatCACAAATAACAgatataagaaaaaatcaaaaagattcgtatgatatatttattaaaactCAAGAAACAGTTGTAACTTCTCTTATTAAacaatttaatataataacgaagaaaaaggaaaatcatataaatagGTTAGAAAAAGCATTTTCCAATGTTAAGACAACAACAGTACAAATATTCAAAGAACAATATAAATCtacaaatattaatgataattatataataatagatagtattcaaaataatagTATGAATGGATCATCAAATTGgaaaattgaaaaatatacaaatggAAATTTCTTTGCATCTATTACTGAAaattcatttataaaatCAGAAGATAACATATATGGATCATATATACTTTATCGATATAccaaattatataaaggaTTTATATCATTAGATATAAAATTACCATATGAAGGATCATTTGGTATAatctttaaatataaagatgataaaaattatcataactttataattaataggaatgaattttattttttggaAGTAATAAATGGAACAATAGGaaacaaaattaattatacTAAAActgaaaataatatatataattttggAATGTGGATACAAATTCATCTAGATTTTggtaataaatatatacgtacatttataaataaaaaatttgtaTGTGGATATGAAACGGGATATCATACATATGGATTCTTAGGATTTGGAGTAAATCATtgtaaagaaaaaatatttattgatAAACTAGTTATAGGTTCTTTAGATCAAACCAAATATTACTCAGACAAAATGGGAAACAGAAATAAcattcaaaatatatttcctcctaatatttatttaaataaaaatatgcaTGTATTAcaaaatggaaaaaaaaaaacaaaacaaaacaaaaattttatttttaataaatataataaagaacaTACAATAAGTATaggaaataataattctatTGCATGTATACCTTTTGAAGAAAATTTCCATACCCCTTTAGATAACAACTGGATAGTACCtgagaataatatatggcatataaaaagaaaagaaacaaatatatacttaccatccatattaaaaaattttaaaatcatatataaaaatcaaGATGATTCTGAAactaataatatatctaatgatgaagaaaattatttatattcaataaaaaaaacaaatgaaGCAAATAATATACTAATACCATCtattcttcttttaaataaacaaCATTTATGTACACATATGAAATCATATACATTTCAAACTAATATAAAACTAAATAAAATATCCAAAGCTGGAATCATTTTTAGAGTTCATTCGAATAATGATTTCTTATCCGTCATATTAGATATATCAGAAAAACatggaaaaatatatcttatgAAAATAACCAAAGGAATACCATTCCAATTATTAACACAAACTCATATATCAATACAAGATAACACATGGTATAATTTAAAACTATCTTATAATGGCTCAAATATAAAACTTATCttaaatgatgaaataattttaaattcaaaaataaaGCAAAATATGCCTAAACAATTGGGTACACTAGGtcttatattattatctgGTCAATGTAAGTACAAAAATGTTGTATTTACACCAAGCACCAGTtcttaataaaaaaaaggaaaagaaaaaaaggaaatagGTACCACCATATTTACTATTTTATCAAAGCTTCATGTGGAATGCTTTAATgagatatataaataaataaacatatatttaatatatatatatatatatatattataagtTCTTTCTTAACATTTGTATACCTTATTAggtataatattatatatatgatataattttattattgttatatttttttttttttttttaattcaaattgtttttaataattaaagttacataattttatacatcttttcatattttactttttggattcttaatatagaaaacataataaaatttcaaatatttataaaatatattctaataggttattaaaatatattcttgTAAATCGAATTTATGTGTgaacttaaaaaaaaaaaaaaaaataacacTATTTATATGGTCACACATGAAGGAAAAGCATAATactttaaataaaaaaaattatatattatattcaaagataatatttattaatacaaaAGTATTCCTCattagaaatataataatatacatatatatatatatatatatatatatatatatattatatatactgttgtatatatttttatttatttgtaatttataaatatattaatttttttttttttttttttttcaaatttttataaataaaaaaaataaataattttaatgatatgtaatcatattatatttacatattgTTAACactttattttaaaatttgattaaataaaaatatatataatatatataatattatatatatatatatatatatatatatataatataataaataatatatatagggAAAAATAAAGGCTTATATAAGGAATACCCCTTATATAACCATTAAGAAGGTATAATTTAACGTAAAGgtaatacatataaaaaattattaatatatatataataaaataatacatataaaaaattattatgattcatattaatatttttatgtatacatatgaatgaaaatatttatccctttataaaaattttacttaaaagttaaatatataaaaaaagaaaaaaagcTTAATATACCATATTAGGtataacataataatatatatatatattattcttataacaaaataaacataggttaaaatatttattattattatatatatatatatatatatatatgcaatAAGAACctcaaaaaaatatttatatttatatactataatttttttttttttatacttttatatatatattataatataatatgatataatattatttatatataaatatatttatgtatatgaaataatatataca
Above is a genomic segment from Plasmodium reichenowi strain SY57 chromosome 9, whole genome shotgun sequence containing:
- a CDS encoding LCCL domain-containing protein, which encodes MYNFFLSIICIFFIPYFCRASFKEYLSNKKIFLKYNGTYCLYPENVIENDIIEIATDECDKVAHEYENKIVWFSFDNGRLRSDNGMCLKTYKNILVLSTCSPNKNEKSEMWKIDEETHLKNENNNCAQIAGNKLFSFTCNNLSTKEFEQSIFSSDELYLMKTRYSQQKLKNIKTEDIDTFHNNFNTLTNSYKEVDTKIVHILNRDKEMKKEKEKILHLINDMKLLVNISSSLNEYGTGAIMKIYDNMDIEQKKYLLNVPLEKLEINEEKLDELGIEQGQIKIIIQSFLNVPENNTYTFYVKNIVGYINIKLNNEEILSNRNIEINNRTNNSAVVKLRKNKLIPIYIEISSIGNEKPSFSLYWSNNNNMPEQIINSLYLYSTIYEKVCYTPLQKKIDFTLTFENITKTNREYQFLCPLKNFNNDQNFRILKNENRPDYCYDLKSSICASAIDSYFLPNESEGIVKAVRQRIQNEKGIYEECGIILPTNTTEHIFKGITDIKLIDMDDFFINYEKNKELYKGYKGIVTDDKHSLLSKTDLDKSFISDIDINCTNNFNEKKTNYEYSSGSFIIKRIKSSDLLKQNTSIVVDVFALFEKYSNIKNMPSIYLSNWTRKTCNDIQLYIKYGKPNDIMKYPSKLLSCDDTFESLTYQSRDDTNSNHNKNNNKNNNNNNNNNNNNNNDNNNIISDYYDYDDDDTIVARCLPYCFNDKEVLGSYIYMSKSPICKSAIHSGIITINGGLVEIRKLKNITQNFNSTMEITRNGIKATIGTNQNGHSYYITKPSGRFCNFPRTSYNINESINLESDIQYKNDEDKTNNNNNNNNNNNNDNHNNYHNNYHNNNINHPHNNDNMIFPSFIQLYSKLTETPPVVLVHEKHAVLPNQLDKIQNVYNQNNYKKDFFFSQKNYALNENKKKDPTSTPSDDKEKKENNKIIQEFTTFEKNYKKDIPHYQTLIKKNENILSNLFIKKNSIKNMESQITDIRKNQKDSYDIFIKTQETVVTSLIKQFNIITKKKENHINRLEKAFSNVKTTTVQIFKEQYKSTNINDNYIIIDSIQNNSMNGSSNWKIEKYTNGNFFASITENSFIKSEDNIYGSYILYRYTKLYKGFISLDIKLPYEGSFGIIFKYKDDKNYHNFIINRNEFYFLEVINGTIGNKINYTKTENNIYNFGMWIQIHLDFGNKYIRTFINKKFVCGYETGYHTYGFLGFGVNHCKEKIFIDKLVIGSLDQTKYYSDKMGNRNNIQNIFPPNIYLNKNMHVLQNGKKKTKQNKNFIFNKYNKEHTISIGNNNSIACIPFEENFHTPLDNNWIVPENNIWHIKRKETNIYLPSILKNFKIIYKNQDDSETNNISNDEENYLYSIKKTNEANNILIPSILLLNKQHLCTHMKSYTFQTNIKLNKISKAGIIFRVHSNNDFLSVILDISEKHGKIYLMKITKGIPFQLLTQTHISIQDNTWYNLKLSYNGSNIKLILNDEIILNSKIKQNMPKQLGTLGLILLSGQCKYKNVVFTPSTSS